The proteins below come from a single Tachypleus tridentatus isolate NWPU-2018 chromosome 13, ASM421037v1, whole genome shotgun sequence genomic window:
- the LOC143239591 gene encoding protein lev-9-like isoform X2 produces the protein MVHCKFLCLLIAGLNIINMVNCGDQCGPPPDITNGYKKGSVYQFPANVAYFCNMGYKLEGIATVYCLPNGKWSNEAPVCNIIECHDLQGPEHGSVSYSKKTYQSKAKYSCDSGYQLRGEKERFCEADEQWSGEAPTCEETTCPFPNIPGGEVIQITGGNHGGAIATFRCVGTEDEVRVTCLDTGAWSKSPPICKVTYCLDPQKPQHGDVHYSEKIYNSKAVYSCDNGYKLYGEKKRYCQKDGKWSGEEPVCKDVDGSDKGSAYKHENIIWVISFFISLWILK, from the exons ATGGTCCATTGCAAGTTTCTCTGTTTACTAATCGCTGGATTAAATATCATCAATATGGTGAATTGTGGGG ATCAATGTGGGCCACCACCAGATATCACAAATGGCTATAAAAAAGGTTCAGTGTATCAGTTTCCAGCAAATGTTGCATACTTCTGCAATATGGGTTATAAACTTGAAGGAATTGCTACAGTCTACTGTTTACCTAATGGAAAATGGAGTAATGAAGCCCCTGTATGCAATA TAATCGAATGTCATGACCTTCAAGGACCGGAGCATGGATCAGTTAGTTACAGTAAAAAGACATATCAATCAAAAGCAAAATACAGTTGTGATAGTGGCTACCAACTTCGTGGAGAAAAAGAACGCTTTTGTGAAGCAGATGAGCAGTGGAGTGGTGAGGCACCAACTTGTGAAg AGACTACATGCCCTTTCCCAAACATTCCTGGTGGTGAGGTCATACAGATAACAGGTGGAAACCATGGTGGTGCCATTGCCACATTCcgatgtgttggaacagaagatGAAGTAAGAGTTACATGTCTAGATACTGGTGCTTGGTCTAAAAGTCCTCCTATATGTAAAG tgacttattGTCTTGATCCTCAAAAGCCACAGCATGGAGATGTTCACTATTCAGAAAAGATTTATAATTCCAAGGCAGTATACAGTTGTGATAATGGATATAAACTTTATGGAGAAAAAAAACGTTACTGTCAAAAAGATGGGAAGTGGAGTGGTGAGGAACCAGTCTGTAAAG ATGTTGATGGATCTGATAAAGGCTCAGCTTACAAGCATGAAAACATTATCT
- the LOC143239591 gene encoding protein lev-9-like isoform X1, with translation MVHCKFLCLLIAGLNIINMVNCGDQCGPPPDITNGYKKGSVYQFPANVAYFCNMGYKLEGIATVYCLPNGKWSNEAPVCNIIECHDLQGPEHGSVSYSKKTYQSKAKYSCDSGYQLRGEKERFCEADEQWSGEAPTCEETTCPFPNIPGGEVIQITGGNHGGAIATFRCVGTEDEVRVTCLDTGAWSKSPPICKVTYCLDPQKPQHGDVHYSEKIYNSKAVYSCDNGYKLYGEKKRYCQKDGKWSGEEPVCKEIQLITAFLQCCRYQEMKHGEPFVKGYTYKSHKYSITDVNQ, from the exons ATGGTCCATTGCAAGTTTCTCTGTTTACTAATCGCTGGATTAAATATCATCAATATGGTGAATTGTGGGG ATCAATGTGGGCCACCACCAGATATCACAAATGGCTATAAAAAAGGTTCAGTGTATCAGTTTCCAGCAAATGTTGCATACTTCTGCAATATGGGTTATAAACTTGAAGGAATTGCTACAGTCTACTGTTTACCTAATGGAAAATGGAGTAATGAAGCCCCTGTATGCAATA TAATCGAATGTCATGACCTTCAAGGACCGGAGCATGGATCAGTTAGTTACAGTAAAAAGACATATCAATCAAAAGCAAAATACAGTTGTGATAGTGGCTACCAACTTCGTGGAGAAAAAGAACGCTTTTGTGAAGCAGATGAGCAGTGGAGTGGTGAGGCACCAACTTGTGAAg AGACTACATGCCCTTTCCCAAACATTCCTGGTGGTGAGGTCATACAGATAACAGGTGGAAACCATGGTGGTGCCATTGCCACATTCcgatgtgttggaacagaagatGAAGTAAGAGTTACATGTCTAGATACTGGTGCTTGGTCTAAAAGTCCTCCTATATGTAAAG tgacttattGTCTTGATCCTCAAAAGCCACAGCATGGAGATGTTCACTATTCAGAAAAGATTTATAATTCCAAGGCAGTATACAGTTGTGATAATGGATATAAACTTTATGGAGAAAAAAAACGTTACTGTCAAAAAGATGGGAAGTGGAGTGGTGAGGAACCAGTCTGTAAAG agatACAGTTGATTACTGCCTTTCTCCAATGCTGTAGATATCAGGAGATGAAACATGGTGAACCATTTGTGAAAGGTTATACCTATAAATCTCATAAATACAGCATTACAGATGTCAACCAATGA
- the LOC143239591 gene encoding protein lev-9-like isoform X3 — protein MVHCKFLCLLIAGLNIINMVNCGDQCGPPPDITNGYKKGSVYQFPANVAYFCNMGYKLEGIATVYCLPNGKWSNEAPVCNIIECHDLQGPEHGSVSYSKKTYQSKAKYSCDSGYQLRGEKERFCEADEQWSGEAPTCEETTCPFPNIPGGEVIQITGGNHGGAIATFRCVGTEDEVRVTCLDTGAWSKSPPICKDVDGSDKGSAYKHENIIWVISFFISLWILK, from the exons ATGGTCCATTGCAAGTTTCTCTGTTTACTAATCGCTGGATTAAATATCATCAATATGGTGAATTGTGGGG ATCAATGTGGGCCACCACCAGATATCACAAATGGCTATAAAAAAGGTTCAGTGTATCAGTTTCCAGCAAATGTTGCATACTTCTGCAATATGGGTTATAAACTTGAAGGAATTGCTACAGTCTACTGTTTACCTAATGGAAAATGGAGTAATGAAGCCCCTGTATGCAATA TAATCGAATGTCATGACCTTCAAGGACCGGAGCATGGATCAGTTAGTTACAGTAAAAAGACATATCAATCAAAAGCAAAATACAGTTGTGATAGTGGCTACCAACTTCGTGGAGAAAAAGAACGCTTTTGTGAAGCAGATGAGCAGTGGAGTGGTGAGGCACCAACTTGTGAAg AGACTACATGCCCTTTCCCAAACATTCCTGGTGGTGAGGTCATACAGATAACAGGTGGAAACCATGGTGGTGCCATTGCCACATTCcgatgtgttggaacagaagatGAAGTAAGAGTTACATGTCTAGATACTGGTGCTTGGTCTAAAAGTCCTCCTATATGTAAAG ATGTTGATGGATCTGATAAAGGCTCAGCTTACAAGCATGAAAACATTATCT